The nucleotide sequence aacccgaccaagtcccaccctttcaaacccaacaatatccaccctttcaatcgcaaacgtaccaaaaccaaccgttcgttccaccgtttcaacctcaccaatttcaaccccaaacgtatcaaacccaaccccacacactcgacccactactagaagacaacaccctcATCCATCATTTTGCAAACGCATATCGTGAACCACAACAAAGTCTTGACGACGATGAGGAAGAGGAAcaagaagaagaggaagatgaagaggaagaagaagaaaatgatgaCGTTCAAGAAATCGCCACAAACGGCCGACAACATTGGACGAGCGAGGAGGAGGTGTCCTTGGTGAAGGCGTATTTGCACATCTCGGAGAATAGGAAACATGGCAACGAGCAAAGAAAGGATGCGTTTTGGAGACGGATCATTAATCATTTTAGGCAACTTCCCGGTGCAAGGATACGAAACATGGACCAAATGACGTCGACGTGGACGGATTTGAACGGGAAAATTAGCAAGTTCAacgcttgtttcattcaaaaggtatgtttttttattaaagtttaaatattttttcattgaaaactgttttataaaaagccagtttttttaataaaaaaatacagaaacagttttataaaaaaaacagtttaaaaaaaaacagaaacagttttttaattaaataaaacagtaacagtttttttaattaaataaaacagtaacagttttataaaaaataacagttttttaattaaaaaaaacaaaaacagttttttaattaaataaaacagaaacagtttttttaattaaataaaaaaatagtttaaaaaaacagaatttttttttaaaaaaaacataacattttatattttttgtagAACCGAAACCCACAAAGTGGAGCGAGCGAGGCGACAATCATGCGAAAAGCAACCGAAGAGTATTGCCGACTATACAAAAAGAGGACTTTTCCACACGTGGGGGCATGGGAAGTTGCGAGACATCACCCGAAGTGGGTCCACGTTGAGTTGGTTGACATGCGTGGTCCTACGGCTCCAGAAAAACGAGGAGGTTCGAAAAGATCAAAGACATCCGATTCGGGGAACTACACGACTTccgcgtcggataacttgccggAAATGAACTTAAACGGCCCCCTTGACGAACCCGATCAACCCGTTGACGACCCCATCGAAGAAGATACACCCACAAGGCCACGACGCAGGAGAGGTGGTGAATCGTCAAGCAAAGGTAAGGAAGCGGTGGCGGAGTCGATCTTCAGAATCGAAGAGGAGAAAATGACCCAATTCAAGAAGGCCgaacaaagaaaagaaacaatTATGTCCCTAAAAGTTGAACGCGAGCAGGCGTACAAGGAACACTTGAAAACGATTgaaagacaaaatgatttaaaaatcttgtgtgaAAAGCACGCCCATCTCGACGAACCGTTCAAGTCAATTGTCATTCAACAAAAGCGCGAGATTTGCGCAAAGTGGGGTTGGGAGATGCCACCcgtttagttgtttttttatttggctatgtaatttattttttaagtttaatgaaatttataattgttttatttttaatttctaaattttaaaatgaaaattaaaaaatttgggagtgatagaattccatcactagtgataccaccccgcctacatttctatcactagtgatagaaatttgcttgatgacatggcatgattttATTGGACAGTGAGagtgatagaatctatcactagtgaaccacccctcctcccctaaTAGAAGAAAAAACTGAAGAACTTACAGTGAAATTTAACAGTTGAAGGAAgataacccacttgatttctgGACTTAAACTCTAAAGAGTTGTTTAAATTGATGAGAGTATCTATCACAGAAAGAAATAGAGAGAAAAAGACGTGAGTGATGAAATTAAAGAGGGGAGTTATCTTCAAGTACATTCCACAGATAGAAATTTGGAGGCAGCAATTTGTTCGTACATTTGCGTTCATGAAATTAAGCTTTTCCATGAAATACATGTGACTGTACCTTCCTTCTTTTTTGTATTATTTGGTAAATTAtatatgcatgcatgcatgcacatATGTATATATAACCTTTAGTAATATCGGACATGGTTTTTTTTCTAGAACTATTatcatttatatttatttatataaaaaagaaTATTTATAAAACGATATTTTGTAATAAAATATGACTGAACATGCATTTGTAATTTGTGTGTACCGTAGGAAATAACAAGGAAAAAAGGTATGTAAAGAACTCGTATTAGTAAACTTTGTTAGGCGTGTAACCCACGCTTACATAGGTGATGCATTACATGTAAAGCTTTTCTCCGTTGTCTTAAGTCCTAGGCAGATGAAAATAACCATCTGAATTACGCATGTAATGCGCGCCTTGTTGGCATCAAAGGCTTTGTTGTCACGAATGACACTTCTTGAATTCTACCATCTGTTGCGTTGACAGCCGCGAAGCGCGATGGGTTTTTGACTTTAACCCGGATAACTGCCCTTGAGCCATAGAGCTGGTCAAGGACAACCTCGCTGGTGTTTATTTTTGGGGTGATGTGGTAAGACCATTGATCACCCGTTGATCCTCTGGATCTTCTTTGTTTCCTTGCGCACGTTTTTCAGGAGATGCTCCCGCTTGCCACTCTTCAGAGCTTTCTTGATTTCCATACGCAGGTGGATGCGGTCGTCGGTCAAATGACCGGTGTCTTTGTGGAACTCACAGAACAGGCTAAGGTCTTGGCCTTTCTTGCTGCGCATTGGTGGTGGATCTTTGAGATCCAGCTTCTTCGTGTTAAGAACCTCGAGGGGTGTCTTAGTCAATGGAGtccatttgtcacaccccgaaatatcagatcATTGgtgtgactggaccggtatcttcattgcacagcggaagcaaataagctaagacttctagaaaatgaacgccactaagtactcgaatctccattgggttctcctattccaaccgttccatagttttgaaaatgcaacctgagaaagaacatgcgaaaaagtcaacaaaaagttgagcgagttcatagtttgttttgaaaagatttaaaataaatctttttttttataaccggtttaaaagttgttgagaaaatatagaaaaaaaaaacattttctcggcatgatatatgaaagttgtgagtctagcccacgagagtctttgtaagtAGGACTAACACGTCCTCTTatttgtacataagttgaaagcgttgtcaaagtttgtaaatacatgtattatgagtttgcgtcaaatgtatattaaaaacatttgaaagttttagtgttgtaagttggtatgaaaagcatctatgaacatgttgatcattaatgtttcgcgaggacattaatatatgcgacgacataggaagtactcaacctgtgtagacgatttttagtgtcgaattacctcgactgtgtcgaatcacctcgactgtgtaaATCActtcgactgtgtcgaatcacctcgactgtgtcgaatcccctcgactgtgtgaatcacctcgactgtgtcgaatcacctcgactgtgtcgaatcccctcgaatgtgtcgaatcacctcgactgtgtcgaatcacctcgacactgtcgcccgtacccattagaaaatcatgcacgtttcgtaaatatgcgcgcgttttgtaaaaccggtatgtttgatcgaaaccattcgtaaaccatttaagttccttgaaattcattcgcaacacggtttagaaatatgagttttcgttcatcgaaaagttatttacttttgcaaaaacttgcatgtctttccacccccgaaaacatttataaaaaatgtaaaatagtaaaaagtgggggttatgaactcaccttgacattcctgtgcaaagctagcttagcgTGATTCCGTAGTGCCATTCCAAGAACGTGActtagctagcgtgcaactataacattcctacgaaggaatacttataagTGTCTAAACAGAacaacgtagctaaactacgtgccCGAGCtttaccgaatcgttaactaaacgactctAAGGTAGTGTTATATTGATTTAGAATAACCATTCTATGGTTATTTtatcccgtttataatcgggataaaactaatTCTCGAAAACAACTTAATTTTCGAGTGTTATAaggtatatatttatatatataaccaaatatatatatatatatatatacacacgatGCCGTGTTAGTCGTCTCGAATAAAAGGCGTAGATGGATAGTAGTACAACTATTTGTAGCTTTCGTAAGACGTAAGCGAATaaggtgtgtgtatatatatatttacatatatatatattcgaaacCCTTGAAACTTGAAATATAAATTTcatcgtttgaaataaatataaatcgtTATATTTATTTGATAAAAAAGTATGAAGTCATGGTGTAAAATATTCGGTCTTAAGGTGTTTGAAATAGGTATACCCGTTATATTTATCGTATAAAAGTGTTCGAAAGTATAGATGCTCGAAATAAATATAACATTATATCTATCTTGTAGAAAGTGTTCGGAATTTCgatttttgaaataaatataaacaatcaCATTTATTTTATGTAAGATTTCTGAGTTTTCGTTGACTTGTATACCGTAATTGTCGATCCTTTGAAAAATACTCattttatgagttatgatatgtcgccaaaaataaatatacgcttatatttatttttataaaatacgTTGCATTCCAATAGGCGTCTTTTTTATAACAAAATGCGTTTCATATGTCGGGTTTTTAcaaaaatcgggcagagtttcctctgtttttggaacaACCCGACAACTAACGTGTCgatatattttatcaaaattcaacaataatCAACGCAATGTAATCAAAATGTAATTTTCGCCAAGATATCAAAACCTAAACTAGTAAGTAATCGAGTCGGGTCGAGCGCGGTCACGTATAACTATCAAAAATCTAAACTAACGTATATTAACTCGCCACTTCTAGTTTGTTACCGGTTCTTCGAGTTGACcgctgttgacccgagttgactcgggtttgACCGAGTCTTTGACTGGCGTTGACCCGAACTGAAACCAGTTGACCGAACCATTGACTGCctttgaccgtttgaccaaaatTTAACTGTTGACCTGAGCTTTGACTCGTGTTGACTGGTTCTGACCATCTTTGACCGAACCGTTGACTCGAGTTGACTCAggtgttgaccgagtcaaccgggttCGACCCGAACGCAGCTGAGTTGATCGAGTTAATTCGCACCAGAACTGAGCATGTACTGATTTGAACCGAAACAACCTAACCAAAGCTGACCCGAAGTGAACCAAGCTAAAACCCGAACTAAAACGACTCGCCTCGTAACTgaccaccaccaccgccttcACTTACCGGCCGGACTGAAGCCGCCGGCTGCCATGgatatcaccatcatcatcaccgcATAGAAAGACGAAAGAAACATATGATGGAGTTTCAAGAGGAACCGATCGGAAAAATTATCAAAAACAGTTGGGTGTTTACCGGAAAAAAAAATGCGTCGAGACAGAacgccaccgccgccgccgcggCTCCGCCGCCAACGGCGGTTCGTCACCAGAAAACGACGTTTTTCGCCGTCAATCTCCTTTCTCACTCTCTCTCCGTCGGCTCTTCTGATCTTGTTGTCGCCCGCTGCTCGCCACCACCGGAAGGTGTTGGAGTGATCTATTTCGTCGACGAGGGGGTGGGGGTGGCTGCTGTTTCACCGGAGAAAGGAAAGAGAAAGGGGCGTCGTCGTCGGAGGGGTGTTCGCTGGAGGAGCCGGAGGCATCGACACCGGTAATACGGCCGACAACCGGTCTGATTTGTCGCCTGGTTCTTTTACGGGAGAGAGAGATTGGGTTGTGAGATTGTTTTAGTGTGTTTTGAGAGGTATTGTaaacttgttttgatatataAATTTGAAAGTAGCAAGTGTATAATGACTTGTGGGTACATAAGGCATGGGAGACAATGTCTGCCAAAACATTGGGAACAAGAAAGAAAAACATGGGTTAAAAGTTGATTTGTCATTCATAAAAGGGGAAATCGCCAAAATGTCAAGGTTTTGGTCAAACCATCGAAAATAGCCTGGTCAACCGTCTCGTGGAGACGTCTGAAGTAGCTTAGACGTCTTGACGGCTGTCCAACCACATCGTGCCACGTGTCCGACAAACATGCCATTTTACCTGAACGGCTTAGACGTCTTGGCTAAGACGTTTGAGACGGCTTAAGACGTTTGAAAGTGGCTAGCTGCTAATCAATACGGCTCGAGACGTTTCCCCTCGGCTTGAGCCGTGTCTGGGCGTCTTGAGCCATTTTTGTCTCTTTAGTCGGCTTGAGCCATTCTTTTCCCtatttttttgtgtattttttgttttttttcatttatttttttgaGACGCCTTGTACCATTTCAAGACGTTTTATATGAATTTCAAGACGCCTTGTTTTTGAATTTATATAGATCACTTAATTTTAAAAACGAACTTTAAGAGAAAATTTGTTTTTGCTGATTATCTCACAATATGAAGGTCAAGTTTGTTGTTTATACTGGGGGGAAGTGGGATTTGATTAACGGAAACATTGAGTATGTTACCGGTGTCGATTCAAGGAGACGTGGTTTAGAAATTGAAACAGATCATTCATATAATAGTTTTTTAAACTATGTTTCTAAGATGTGTGATACTCCAAACATTACACGGTTTTCATACCGGATGTCTACGTTTACTGATCCCATCGATATTATTAATGATCGAgatgttagatttttttttgatctGGCGATGCAGAATCCTTTTgaattatataaattatatgtTATTCAAGAGTTGATGTTGGTTCATCTGGTTTGTCTTGTTTAAACAATTTAAAAGCTCCAGATCTAAATATTCCATTAAAAGAaagttttgatattttaaacgaTGAGTGTCcaaatttagaaaaaaattatgaaaaatcTTTAACGTCTCACAACCAATCAGGTTCTTCATCTATAGTGTTCGATGCCGGTCATATATTCAATAACAAAGAAGAGATGAAGCTCGAGTTGGGAAAGAAATCTTTGTTAGAGCATTTCGAGTTTAAAGTTGATAGATCATCTAAGACGCGGTATGAAGTTTCATGCCTAGGTGATGGTTGTGAATGGCGATTTAAGGCTCATGCTATTCCTTGTGGCAATTTATGGTTTGTTAAACATATGAACGATAGTCACACCTGTTCGAAGACGCAAACACACCCACATTTTCGTCAGGCTAACCCAAAGGTTTTGGGTCACTTTTTGAAGGAACAACTAAAAGACAGTGGTAGGATATATCGAGCGAAAGAGATTGTCAAAGATTTTAGACAAAGGTTCGAGGTTGAGATAACAAACCTTCAAGCTTGGCGTGGTAAAAGCTATGCACTTGAACTACTACAAGGAACTACACGAGACTCTTTTGCGGAACTACCAATATATTGTTACAATTTAAAACTTGCAAATCCTGGAAGCGTTACACACATCTTGGTTGATGAGCAGAGTCGTTTTGAAATGGTTTTTGTTGCTTTAGGGGCGGCGGTAAATTATACATTATATACTATagattcttttatttttttaaagtaaCATGGGTTTTTGTCTCATTTCATTTCATTAATTTTCAGATTCGTAGCTTTATGTTAAATCTAAGACCTGTTGTTATCATTGACGCGGCACACCTAAAGGGTGAATTTAAAGGGACGTTGTTTTTAGCAGTGGGCATGGATGGAAATAATCAGAGGATGGTGAATCTTGGACATGGTTTCTCTCAAAGCTTAGAGATTGTGTTGGTGAAATAGCAGATATGGCGATCATTTCGGATAGGGCGAATTCGATACATGTGGGTGTTAGGAATGTGTTTCCACGTGTGTACCACGGCCTGTGTTGTCGTCATTTAATGATGAATTTACGTTTGCCGTCGTCTAAAAAAAAAGAGTACGAGGCACTATGGTGGAAGACGTGTAAATCTTATCGGATGTCTGACTTTACCGAGTCATTTAATGCCTTGTGTCTTGCTGTTCCTCGAATACGCCAGGTTTTAACAAATATTGGGTTTGGTAGATGGGCAAGAGCTCATTGTCCCGGCAATCGATACCACTATATGACATCTAATAGTGCGGAGTCTATAAACTCTTTGTCTAGATTCTCGCGTAAGATGCCGATAACGCAACTTATCGAATTTTTCCGCGAGTCTGTACAAAAATGGTTTTATGACCGTCGATTGCAGGGCATGCAGGAGAGCCATTCACTTACTCAGTGGGCACAGaagaaaattttaaagaaaattgaagGGTCTAGAACCTGGACTGTTGCAGGCATCCGGGTAAACAGCTTTGTTGTTGATGATGGTGGGAAAAGGGGTGTAGTTGATCTTTCGAATCGTTCGTGTAGCTGTCATGTCTGGCAAGTTTCGGGTTTACCTTGTGGGCATGTGATTGCTGTTTCAAGATTTTTGGGTGAACCTGACTGTAGTCATTATGCTTTCTCGTGTTACTCAAACGAAGTATACAAAAAAACGTATGAAGAATCGATTAATCCTCTGCCTCATAGGTCTGAATGGGTAATACCAGAAGGCCTTGGCAGTGTTTTACCGCCGAATATTACAAAACGTCAATCAGGTCATCCAAAAGAAAACAACAGAATCTTGTCTCGTGGGGAAGAACCTGTTCCGGTATATTGTTCGTGTTGCCGAACATACGGACATGTTCGTGACGTTTGTTTAGATCCAATGAAATCACAGATTCGTTCACGAAAATCATCAGCAAAAGGAAAAGAGAAAGAGACAGAAACCCAGAGTTCAACGGATGACATTTTTCCATCTTATAATTTAGCAGAATtttagtaatatatatatatatatttttttatgtttttattttatgaaaatcATGTAACAAATTCTACTTTTAATTAATACAAGAATTAAATTTTACAATCCGTACGTCAAGCCATCAAAAATTACTTGGTGTGTAGCGCCCGGCGTATAGTTCATCAGCCATGTACCGTCTATATCTGACACAAGCATCCTGCATGTTTACTTCGTTCCATGTTAATGAACGGTTGTTAACTAGATTTTCCAATAGCATACATATGATAGCCCCTGAGTTTCGACCAATATGAGCTTCGTTGTCTGGCCACACAACATCCCCCAATACTCCAAGTCCTGTACACTATCTTTCCTTGATTGTTGCCAGTATGATATACGTCCCAGAAACCATACAAATGGAGTTTGAAATTCTAAAAGAATTTGATGTATTTTCCTGTGTATGCAAAATCCTTCTCCGCAGTTACTTACGTTACAGTTAACGGGAAAATAAGCATACATTTTAAACGAACGCATATTTATTTTTAGAAGTAACCAGTGGTTTTCGTTGTGCGGTACGGGCATGTAAATCTggaaaaatttaaaacaaaaataagTATTGGAGAAGGTATTATTTTaatggaattttttttttttaaaagtgtaAATTCCGAATAATCATATTTGACAATGTACCGTATCAACCTCCCAAATGGGAGGAAAAAAATTCTTTTGTACCGTCTCCATATCCGTAGGCCTCTCTATTTTGTTCTACTATCATGTTAAAAAAAGTAGGCGGGAGAACTGTCCACCGATCATCATTTGACGACATCGCCCGTTGATACATAAGCTTGTTGCACCAGGCATTGATATGCTAAGAAAAATATGGTAAATGTTTGACAAAAAAATACTATAATAAACGTATCATGTTAATGAAAGTTATTTCGAAGTTACCGTTTCCTGAATAAATCCGTTTCCACAAAATCCAAGTAAACCGCCCCACCATTCTTTTCCTAGAGGTGTTTTACCCATGTAGGTTGAGTAGCATGTTGGATTATCGCCGTCATAATAAAACTCTAGAATATTTGGCGACCAATGTTCAAACCCATCGTTTTGGTTTATCCAAATGGTGCGTTGCACAGAATGTGGAATGTTTGAGTAAGACATTCGGTGTGGCATTATTGAGATAGTGAgggcacacatatatatacacattttcacagtaaaaaaaataaataatataaaatataagttTAATACAAATAGTTATGTTTATAATTTAAATTAATAATCATTGAATAAATTGGAGGTCGTCCTGTTCTAGCTCCCTGACTAATTCTATAGGAATAAGCGAGTCGTAGAAAAGTGTCAACATATGGCGCCTCATCCTTGTAGCCGTTATGCTTGTTTTTTCACCATCATTTAGGGGTTTTTTGTTAATCAACCGGTCTAGAAATATACAAACCCAAACCCCACAGTCCCCTAATGGTCCTGACTGTTGTGGCACATCATTTGCATATTCTGTTTTAAACGGAAATTTGAACGGTAAAGGTTTGTTGTCATAGTAACCATGCAAACGAAGCCAATGGTCAAAAACAAAATTGATGTGGCAAACCACTTCGGTTCTTCCTTTATCCAAATCTCGCACACCCATCAagctaaaaaaaaataaaaaacaaacattaATTTTAAAAGTCATAACTGTTGAGATTAAAAGTATAAAATAAACACTctttaaaattaaatttttacCTGTCATAAATAGTGAGGGTCTCGTTAACGAGGTTGAAAACTCCTAAAAACCAATGAATTGATGGTATATATAACGGTACATAAACCTCGTCAACGCTAGATATCGGAGGAAAAGGGTCTACTTTCCCGTTGAAATAACAGGCGAATTCCTGATCCAGAGTTTGCAAATGCATCTGAAAATATGGGGGTAAAATGGACCAACGAGCGGTTGGATCTCTTGAATTATACATGTGTAGCATCCATGCAAAAATATGCTGTTACAAGTTTGGACAATTTTAGCGAAAGTTTATACCAAACTATAGTAAATTAAGTATGTATTAACAAGTGTACCTCATCGCTTAACCAGCCATTCCCCTCAGTGCCTAGCAAAGACCCCCAGAAATCAGGACCAACATAGCCGCCTGCTGTCAGTGTTAGTTGTCTAACTCCGCTACTTGGTGCCcatttttttatcttttcaaTTAATTGATCTTCATTATTTGAAATATTATTTTGCTTCCGCCGGAGATTTTTGTAAACTACAAATGGTGAAAGCGTAGCCTTGGCGGGCTTCACAAGCCTTTCGGACCGCCTCAGTTTAATCATCTCCACCTCCTCATCCTACAATTACATTATTTAATAACTAAATTAACAAAACATACATGgattataaaaattatatacTCTTGCAATACTTACGGCTTCTTCGGTAACATTTTCTGGAATTGCAGACACATGATACACGTCATTATTGGCATTCAAAAAGGAATCAGCTTCCgtctaaaaattaataaaaaaagttagaaaattttataaataaaatttattttttagacttttttaagaaaataaaaaaataaatgggTGTACATTATCATATACTTTTGGCGATTGGTCCATCGGTGTTCGTATGTGGCTTGGAGTTGATACCAGAGCCATACGAAAACTTTGCAACAACTCGGACTTCAACATGTCAGTTAAGGCGCGGTTGTTTGAGTACATCTTCTGCGACCACTCCGAGTTGATCATGTCAGTCAATGCCCTGTTGTTTGATAACATCATTGACTGAAATCTAGAGACAAGCTGCTCTTCAGAATAAAATCCCGATGAAAAGTGACCGGGACCAACATCATGTTCATACTCAGCCGTCTTTAACGGAACATGATCTGTATGAGCCGGGATTTCCGGTGAAAATCCGTGCGTTACAGGCACCTGAACTTCATCCTCGCCGAACAAGCTGTCAAGGAAGTCCTTATGTGGTTGGCCGTAGTTTTGACTCAGGCCGATTGGATTATGAATTTGAGGCGGTAATTCAGTCGCCATAGCAGGATTGAAAACTTGACGTTCAAGTTCCAAATAATCCGAGCTTGAACTATACCACTCAGTCTCGGCCTCGAACATAGTTGGTAGTATAGCCATTAGGGGTTTATATTCAGATATCTAACATGTTGAAAAAGAAATATTTTACAAAATGTATTGTATTAAATATATAAGTTGAAAATTTTAAACAGTTTATAAAATGTATTGTATTAAATATTGTAATTTCTTAAATATAAAATTTAAACAGtttatataaaattttaaactatgtatttatattttttataaattaatgCCGTTTGTTTGTAACGGTTAACTTTAAACAGTGTCTACTTTATTTTATAACTTGATTTTTTttagtatataaatatataatttaaacagtttttttaaatatataagttGAAAATTTTAAACAGCTTATAAAATGTATTGTATTAAATATTgtaattttttaaatataaaatttaaaCAGTTTTTCAAAATActatgtaattatattttttataaattaatgCCGTTTGTAACGGTTAACTTTAAACAGTGTCTACTTTATTTTATAACTTGATTTTTTttagtatataaatatataatttaaacagtttttttaaatatataagttGAAAATTTTAAACAGCTTATAAAATGTATTGTAttaaaaattgtaattttttaaatataaaatttaaaCAGTTTTTCAAAATActatgtaattatattttttataaattaatgCCGTTTGTAACGGTTAACATTTTGTATTTTGATACTTTAATACGGTTAACGGAGTGAAAATATAGATatagttatttatttaaaagtataAAAAAGTCACCTTTACCGCATTGGCTAAGATGCCATCAACATGCACCTTCAATAGCCTATGTCCTTCTTTCCATCCTAAGAATCTCGGGATGGTCTGACCTTCGAAATACCCCCTCTTTTGTTTAAATTCCGGAAATACCTCCAGAATCCACATCTGTAAATGCATTATTTATCAACTATTAGTATACAAATTAACTTACGACAAACATTACacttaaaatataaaatataatatacgATTTTACAGGTACCTTAAACGGCCAAACAAATCCATCTAACGAAAAACCCCTCGTGTCATCCCTTTGACGAACGTGCATATCATACACGTTCGTATACGTGCTCTCCCAAAAATAATTACCCCATGGATATTGGTTAAACACATTCAGATTATCCATGAGGTGTAACAATTTAACATCGACTGCATTTGTATCCtgcaaccctaaaaacccttGACACAAGAGCATCAGTAAACATATTCTTGCGCAATCTTCCGCGCTATATTGCATGGGACCTTCAAACAAATCTCTAATTCGTTTGAAATTAATACGTTCTCGGGCCGAGAAATGACGGTTTTTAAATGACTCAGGGTGATCAATCGGCGTCCAATCAATGGATCCAAACCTTAATCCCGTTATTAGACAAAATTGTTTGGGGCTAAACATTAGCGTTTCTTGGCCTAGGCGATATGTAATCCCCAATCTGGGTGTAGGTGTATGCACTTGTAGTTGTGCAACACCTAGTAAGAGTAGACTGTCACACATGACACACCTAATATCCAAATACGGACCGAAACATGTCTGCCTAATTATTGATATTATAGGATCCGTCATTCTATTGTTTATATGCTTCACTATATTCCATGAT is from Helianthus annuus cultivar XRQ/B chromosome 9, HanXRQr2.0-SUNRISE, whole genome shotgun sequence and encodes:
- the LOC118481780 gene encoding uncharacterized protein LOC118481780, translated to MALDDDEEEEQEEEEDEEEEEENDDVQEIATNGRQHWTSEEEVSLVKAYLHISENRKHGNEQRKDAFWRRIINHFRQLPGARIRNMDQMTSTWTDLNGKISKFNACFIQKNRNPQSGASEATIMRKATEEYCRLYKKRTFPHVGAWEVARHHPKWVHVELVDMRGPTAPEKRGGSKRSKTSDSGNYTTSASDNLPEMNLNGPLDEPDQPVDDPIEEDTPTRPRRRRGGESSSKGKEAVAESIFRIEEEKMTQFKKAEQRKETIMSLKVEREQAYKEHLKTIERQNDLKILCEKHAHLDEPFKSIVIQQKREICAKWGWEMPPV
- the LOC118481781 gene encoding uncharacterized protein LOC118481781, which gives rise to MAIISDRANSIHVGVRNVFPRVYHGLCCRHLMMNLRLPSSKKKEYEALWWKTCKSYRMSDFTESFNALCLAVPRIRQVLTNIGFGRWARAHCPGNRYHYMTSNSAESINSLSRFSRKMPITQLIEFFRESVQKWFYDRRLQGMQESHSLTQWAQKKILKKIEGSRTWTVAGIRVNSFVVDDGGKRGVVDLSNRSCSCHVWQVSGLPCGHVIAVSRFLGEPDCSHYAFSCYSNEVYKKTYEESINPLPHRSEWVIPEGLGSVLPPNITKRQSGHPKENNRILSRGEEPVPVYCSCCRTYGHVRDVCLDPMKSQIRSRKSSAKGKEKETETQSSTDDIFPSYNLAEF